Genomic DNA from Carnobacterium divergens DSM 20623:
GTCTTTTCTCCATGTATATTGGAATTCATCAAAAAGCTCCTTACTTTTTGAAAAAATAATTTGTGATTCTTGTTCAATTTGTTCTTGTTTTGATAATTTCCGCCTATTATCATCCAAATCCTCTTGAATATATCTAATCTTTTGATTGATAGCATCTAATTTAGTGTCTGTAGATGAACTCAAAAAATCCCCGCCCCTATTTTATTTTTTTGAATTTACATAAGTATTTAAGTCTTTAATCGGATCTTTCATCAATGGTACAGCCAATCCCGCCTTCAATTCCTCATCAACCCGTTGGAACTCTTTTGCCACAGACTGAACATGTGCTACATCTCGATTAAATAATTGTGCATAATTCGATGCCATTGATAAAATTTGTTGATTACAATTTTTCGTCTGCAGATTAGCAGTTAAATTTGTCTGATCTGCTGTTGTTATGGATTTACTTGTTGCACTCATTAAACTATCTGCTGCATGTCCCATTGTTGTAGCCACTTGTGATGCTGTATCAAAGTTGCTTTGAATACCTGCCATATAAGATCCCCCTTTATTTTTCAATTAAATTACTATAGATATTATATTCAGAATACTCGTATAAATGTACTATTAAGTAACAATCGTACCATTTTTAATCATATTTGTTATTTTATATTTTTTAGGAAGAGAAAGAATTTAAATTTGATTTTTAATATAATTTTAACCAATTTCGATATATATACAACCGATATTCTACTGCGAAATTGAAAAAGAATATTTTAGAATGATATTATCACCTTCTGATTTAAACAATGTTGGTATTGTATATGTATGATGCCACCTATTAAGAAAATAGGTAACTTTTTTATTGCAATATCCGTATTTAAGACCAACCCCTTGCTTTTCGTTGCATTAAAATAAGCAACATAGCGCTGTTTACCAGTCCCATCTAGTTAATTGCAACCAAATAATTACGTCGCTCCATACAACTTTATGATATTTAATTGCTTGCCCAATTGATTGATATCCAACAGATCGTGCTACTTTTTTGGGTGTATCTTTAACCTTATTTCGCTCCGTAGCGTATGTCTCGTTATATGATCTAGCAAAACCATTTATTAGCGGTTGTACGGGATTAAAAGGTGGAATTGGATTAATAGTTGAATTAAAAAACTTAACAACTTCTGTAGTTATTGTATTCATCTTAGTTAACAATTTTTGGATGTCTCCTCTGTTACTAATAAAGCCCCGTTCGACTAGCAATGAATATCTATATTCATGTATCTAAAAAAATAAAAATAGTAGCTGCAGATAAATTTGCTGAAATCGTAAACTTCTAACGAGGGGTATTAAAATAAAAGTAGCTGACTTATTAAGAGATATAGAAACAAAAAAAGATCCACTCAAACCACTGCTATAACAGTAATTCAAGTGAATCTTTAAGCTATCTTTCTTATTCTGCTGCGTTTGCGTCTGCAAGACCGTATTTTTTGTTGAAACGATCCACACGTCCGTCTGCTTGGGTGAATTTTTGACGCCCAGTGTAGAATGGATGTGAGTCAGATGTAATTTCGACACGGATTAATGGGTAAGTTTCGCCATTTTCCCATTCAACAGTTTCTTGTGAGTGTTTTGTAGAACCTGACAAGAATTTAAAACCTGTTGTTGAGTCCATGAAAACTACTGGATGGTATTCTGGATGAATTCCTTGTTTCATATCTTATTCGCTCCTTTGCCCTGATTCATTTGCTGTACCAGAGTTATTTTTTGTCTAATGACAACATTAAAATAATACCATGAACTTTGTTAGATTGCAATCTATTTTCTTTTACT
This window encodes:
- a CDS encoding TIGR04197 family type VII secretion effector; the protein is MAGIQSNFDTASQVATTMGHAADSLMSATSKSITTADQTNLTANLQTKNCNQQILSMASNYAQLFNRDVAHVQSVAKEFQRVDEELKAGLAVPLMKDPIKDLNTYVNSKK
- a CDS encoding type B 50S ribosomal protein L31, which produces MKQGIHPEYHPVVFMDSTTGFKFLSGSTKHSQETVEWENGETYPLIRVEITSDSHPFYTGRQKFTQADGRVDRFNKKYGLADANAAE